AATTAGGCGCAGAGATTGGCGGCGCCGTGCTGGCCAAACCTATTAATAAAACGATCGAGGCCACCGGCTTCAGTTTAGCGGTGACATCGGAATACGATTCCACTCGTAACATCAGCGTTCCGAAAATCACCTTAAGCCGCAGTCTTTCCAACCGTGTGAAGGTTTCTGGCAGCCGTCCGGTGGGGAACTCACAATCCTATGATTTAAAACTGGAATACCTCATCAACAGCAACTTCACCGCCGTGGGATCTTTTGAAAGTCGCGGCAATGAGGATGATACGACTTTGCAAACAACGCAGCCGGCGACTCAGAGTATTTTTGGTCTGGATCTAGAGTTCAAAAGGGAGTTCAAATAATGCTTCCGCAAAAAACTCTTCTGTCCCTTTTGCTATTTGTTTTTCTGACGACCGGGGCGCAGGCGCAACCTAAAAAAATGTTGCGTTATGAAACCTTGCCAACAGAGGTGCAAACCGATCTGGTCAAAAGATTTCCGCAGATCGAAAAAGAGCCCCTCAGTCTGGATCAGCTTGATGATATTATCCGTTATCTTCAATTGAAGCCCGAATTCGAAAATGTGCGGGTGCTGGATGACGGCAATAGTTCTCCGTTCCGGTTGGATTTTCAGCGCACGCGAACGATTTCAAAGATCACCATCGAGGGAATCTCAAGTATTTCTGAAAATGAAGCCGGAAGTGTTTTCGGCGTGAAGGCCGGGGATGTTTTTGATCAGCAAAATCTGATTGAAGGCGGCGAAAAGATTCGTCAGCTTTATGCCGAACGTGGTTATCTGAATGCGGTGGTTGACATCGCGATGCCGGCCGAGTCCGCAGATAAAGTCTCGGTGGAAATCAAGGTCACGGAAAACAAGCAGACGCGCGTACGCAATATTGTTCTGCAAAGCGCGAATGAAGCCCTGAACCGCGATCTGGGCAAACAACTGAAGGGCTTTTTAAAAGATCCTTACACAGAAGCGACGCTGAATGAGCTGCAAAAAGACGCCCGGGAATTCTTAAAAGAAAAGCGCTATGTCCGCGCGGATTTAACGGGCCCGACGACTGATTTCAGTCCTGACGAATCGGAAGTGACACTTATTTATCGCGTGGAAAAGACGGAACGCTACACTTTCGAATACGAGGGAGTTCGTCTTTTGCGCGTGCGCGACATCGAAAATGCTCTGGATCTGGATAACTACTATTCGGCCAGCCCGACGATTGGCTCTGAATTGGCACAGAAGATCCGCGGCTATTATCTGGGCAAGGGACATGCCCGCGCCGAAGTGCGAGCGGAAGAACACGAAGGGCGCGATCCCTTCCATCGTCGTATTGTTTTTAAAATAGATGAAGGACCGCAAATCAAAATTCAGGCCGTCAATATTACGGGTCGCATCAGCAAACGTCCCCGCTATTACGTGAATTTTATTGAAGAACACAGCTCTAAAATCGTCGACAAAGGTCTTTATAATAAAGAGGACTTCGACACCGGCGTTCAGAATCTGATTCTGGAACTGCAAAACAATGGCTATCTGCAGGCCAAACTGATTTCCACCCGCACGCAATACAACCGCGAACGCGACGCCGTCACTTTGCACGTTAATTTGGATGAAGGCCCGCTGACCCAGGTGGAAGAGGTGGAGTTCAGCGGCAATAAGGACTTTTCAGATACCGAGCTGCTTGCGGTGACGGGCTTGCGTCCCGGAGCTTTGCGCCTGGGGCAGATTGAACTGGCGATCACCCGACTCAAAGAATTTTATCATGAGCGTGGTTATATCGAAATGCTGCTTTTGAATGAAAAGCAGGATTTGGTGACTTACGACCAAAGCAACACCAAGGCCTCTTTGCACTTTAAAATTTTGGAAGGACCGCAGGTGCGCGTAGCCTCCATCGTGCTTGAAGGAAACTCTTTCACCCGAGATTCCGTTCTGTTGAAGGAACTGGAATTTAGTGAAGGTGATTTGGTGACGCCTTATAAAGTTCAGGAATCCATTGCCCGTCTGCAAAGAACTGGATTTTTCAGCACGGTAGAAATTCACACTTTGGAAGAAAAAACCAACGTCGCCAATCGCACCGTCGTCGTGAACGTGTCAGAGCGAGACCCCGGCCTTTTGACATTTGGTGCGGGAGCCACGAATGAAAGAAAGCTGACCCTGCGTGGATACGCAGGTATCGCCTATCGCAACATTATGGGCACCGGGCGCGGAGCTTCGTTGCGGGTGGAAGGAAATTATAACATCGCGGATTTAAAGTATCTGGAGCACAAAATCGTTTTCGGATATTTAGAACCCTATCTTTTAGGCTCGCGTTTGCGCGGTCGTATTAATATCACCCGTTCTACGACTGTGACTGATTATGAAATCCATCAGGCCTCTGAGGTCAACTCTACGACGTATTCGGTGGAAAAGGACTTCACCTCGCACGTTTTAGGGGTTTGGGATGTCTGGTCACTGGCGACCATTCGTGACTTTGGTATCGACAACGTCTATCCGTTCCCGGAAGATGAACAGAACATCGCCACAACCGGTCCGACGTTGGATTTGGATTTCCGTGACAATCCTTTCAATCCAACGAAAGGAAACTTCACTCGTTGGAACGCCGAATACTCAGCTCCTTTCTTGGGAAGCACAGGAACCATCGAATACTGGAAAACCACACTGAGCTTTACGCACTACACGTCGCTGTTCAATATTCAAAAACAACCGGTCGTGTGGGCAAACCAGGTGCGCGGTGGTTATCTTCAAAACCTGAGCAGTCGCAATGATGGTGGCGTACCTTGGGATAAAAAAGGATTTACTTTAGG
The genomic region above belongs to Bdellovibrio sp. ArHS and contains:
- a CDS encoding POTRA domain-containing protein yields the protein MLPQKTLLSLLLFVFLTTGAQAQPKKMLRYETLPTEVQTDLVKRFPQIEKEPLSLDQLDDIIRYLQLKPEFENVRVLDDGNSSPFRLDFQRTRTISKITIEGISSISENEAGSVFGVKAGDVFDQQNLIEGGEKIRQLYAERGYLNAVVDIAMPAESADKVSVEIKVTENKQTRVRNIVLQSANEALNRDLGKQLKGFLKDPYTEATLNELQKDAREFLKEKRYVRADLTGPTTDFSPDESEVTLIYRVEKTERYTFEYEGVRLLRVRDIENALDLDNYYSASPTIGSELAQKIRGYYLGKGHARAEVRAEEHEGRDPFHRRIVFKIDEGPQIKIQAVNITGRISKRPRYYVNFIEEHSSKIVDKGLYNKEDFDTGVQNLILELQNNGYLQAKLISTRTQYNRERDAVTLHVNLDEGPLTQVEEVEFSGNKDFSDTELLAVTGLRPGALRLGQIELAITRLKEFYHERGYIEMLLLNEKQDLVTYDQSNTKASLHFKILEGPQVRVASIVLEGNSFTRDSVLLKELEFSEGDLVTPYKVQESIARLQRTGFFSTVEIHTLEEKTNVANRTVVVNVSERDPGLLTFGAGATNERKLTLRGYAGIAYRNIMGTGRGASLRVEGNYNIADLKYLEHKIVFGYLEPYLLGSRLRGRINITRSTTVTDYEIHQASEVNSTTYSVEKDFTSHVLGVWDVWSLATIRDFGIDNVYPFPEDEQNIATTGPTLDLDFRDNPFNPTKGNFTRWNAEYSAPFLGSTGTIEYWKTTLSFTHYTSLFNIQKQPVVWANQVRGGYLQNLSSRNDGGVPWDKKGFTLGGQSTLRGYEAGTQEVFPNRDDLGLSDNEKTYYLKTEAVMYLVKSEFRFPVYGNLGGAVFYDGGYVKIKDLDFADYYRDSVGFGIRYNTPVGPLSLEWAWKLDARPNEEPWRFHLSIGTF